From the Mahella australiensis 50-1 BON genome, the window GAATTGGCACGCCACTTTATAACGCAAAATTTAAGTTCGAGAGGTAAAAGTGTATGAACAGCATGACTTCAGATAAGACAGACGGCATATTGATTTTGGCCCACGGTAGCCGAGCCAGCGAAGCATCGTACGTACTACAGTCCATAACGGACAAGGTAAAGTCGAAATGGTCTTATTGCCCTGTATATACCGCTTCATTGCAATTTGAGCATCCTGATATAGAAGAGGCAGTGAACGCTATGGTAGGGAAAGGCATAAAGCGCATAGTGCTGGTACCGCTGTTTCTTTTCCCAGGAAATCATATGCAAATAGATATACCTACTTTGATAGATAGAATGAAAAAACATTACCCGAATACTGAAATTGTATTGAGCGGTTACATAGGCAATGATGACAGAATAGCCGATATCGTCATAGACAAAGCTTTGGAAGGAGTAGCACGTTTAAATGGCGCACATAACAGACCCTAAGGTAATTGAAAACACCAGTATGGATATAATAGACGGGCTCTTGGCATACAAGCGATGGGACGATAAATTTTATCCTATAGTAAAAAGGGTGGTGCATACCACTGCCGACCCTGTTTTTGCAGAGCTGTTAGAGGCTAGCCGAGATGCTGTGGATGCCGGTATAGAGGCATTAAAAAAAGGATGCGTTATAATAACCGACACGCGCATGGCTCAAGCTGGCATAAATAAGAAGCGGCTGCAAAAATTGAATTGTGAAGTCCGATGCGGCATAGACGATCCCTCTATAGAGATGATGGCTATGCATGAGAGCATGACCAGAGCGGCCGCTGCCATAAGAACCCAATCTGCATTGGCACCACGGGCTATATTTGCTATAGGGAATGCGCCTACCGCGCTCTATGAGCTGGGTGAACTTATAGAAGGTGGCAAGATCCAGCCGTATTTGATCATAGGCGTACCGGTAGGGTTTGTGGGTGCGGCTGATTCTAAAGAATACATAAAAACTTTAGAAGCGCCGTTTATCGTAATCAATGGGCCTAAGGGCGGCAGCAATATAGCGGCGGGTATAGTAAATGCGCTGCTCATAGAGGCTTCGAAAGGAGGTGAGGTTTTATGCATTTAGCCGATGGTACATTACCTGCAGGATGGTGTATCGCATACGGCGTTTTAGCCGTAAGTGGTGTCGCTATTAGCGGCAGAAGCTATAAAAAGTCATTGCAAGACAAACCGGAAATCAAACCGATGGTAGCTATAATGGCTGCCGCGACGTTCGTTATGACGGCAATAGAATTGCCCATACCTGTTACGGGTAGTACGTCCCATCCTGCTGCCACGCCGTTAGTTTCATTGCTAATCGGGCCTAAACTTACTATAATAGTCAGCACTGTGGTTTTGCTGTTGCAAGCATTACTTCTTGGCGAGGGTGGCATAACAACCCTGGGCGCAAATATCGTTACAATGGGTATTATCGGCGCTTTTACAGCCTTTGTTGTATATTATACAATGCTAAAGCTAAAGGCCAATATAGGCGTAGCGGCCGGGTTAGCTGGCTTTATAGGAGATATGGCGGTTTATGTAGGTGTTTCTCTGCAGTTGTCTTTGGCTCTGGGAATGCATGATATAGGCAAGCATATTATGGCTTTTTTAGCGCTTTACATGCCTACGCAGTTGCCTATAGCATTGCTTGAGGGACTATTTACAGGTGGCGTCGTTTTATTTATATACGGTCGCAGACCGGATCTGCTCTTTACTGGAGAATGAAATGAAGGATGAGCTATATATTATTTTATCAATGCTAATGATAATTTTGATCGTTATTATAAACAAACCTGCTTTTGCTATTGCCGCTTTAATACTATCGATCGCATTGCATATTTTATACCGTATGCCGTTGAAAAGGCTGTTGATGCGATGGACGCTGGCTTTATTGTTAGGATTTAGTATCGTTATGGCACATACGTTCATGTATGGGCAAGTGGTTCTTCATACATGGCATATTGGTGCGATGACATTGACGATGTATGCAGATGGTTTGACGAATGGATTGCGTATGCTGCTGAATATTCTAGTATGCGTATATGTCATGGCGCTTATGACATATCGTGTCCGAATAGAACGTTTGACAAGCATAATTGGAAGCCTTGCGATATTGAAGCCGTTTGTTGAGATAACGTCTATGACCTACCGTTACATAAGCATGCTGTATGAGCAACTGTTGACTATCTATCGCGCTCAACGCATGCGCCTGGGTTATATAAATTGGAAGAAAGGTATTAGATCAGCAGGATATTTGGGTGGTATGGTCATCATTCGTGCCTTTGACAGGAGTACGGAAGTGTACAAGGCTATGAAAGCGAGAGGTTATAATGACTGATTCAGATATAATGATTGAGGATTTATGTTTTCAATATCCGGGAGGACATGTTGCTTTAGAACATATCAATATGTATGTAAAATGCGGGAGTATATCTGCTCTTTTAGGCGCAAACGGCAGTGGCAAGAGCACATTGCTTCAATGCATGGCAGGACTTTTGAGGCCACAGCATGGCAAAATATATATTCAAGGCAAGCCTATTGCAAGTTATAAGAAAGAACTTTATAAAAAGGTAGGGATGATATTTCAAAATCCGGATGATCAACTTTTTGAGCCCACAGTTTCCGATGATATTGCCTATGGTCTGATTAATTTAGGGTTTAATACCTTTGAAATACATCAAGCGATAGATCACATAGCCGCTCGCCTCAATATCGGGGATATGCTCGATAAATCGATAGGTAGTCTAAGTTGCGGGGAGAAGAAAAAGGTAGCTATGGCAGGCGTGCTAGTTATGCAACCTGATATATTGCTGCTCGATGAACCGACTTCAGGCTTGGACCCGCTATCTGCTTACGAACTTATGCAGCTTGTAAAAGATATATCTATAAGTACTGGTGTGTCGGTTATAGTAGCCACTCATGATGTCGATATGGTACCTGTATTCTGCGATTATGTCTTTGTCCTTCAAGCAGGGCACCTTTGTTTAAGCGGTTCTCCTGAGGAGGTTTTTATGTGCAAAAAAGCCGTGAGGGATGCTAGATTGAGATTGCCCCGCATAGAGCATCTTGTGGAGATACTACACAGAGACGGCATGAACATCGATACAACCTGTTTTACCATAGGGCAGGCGCGACGCCAATTACTGAAATTGGTAGGCAAAAAATAATGTTGGATAGATATGTCATTAAAGGTGGCAAACGCCTGCGATATGGTTATACTACCGGTTCATGCGCTGCCGCTGCAGCTAAAGCTGCCGTCATAATGCTGTTCAGCGGCAAATGCGTTGATGCCATGGATATAGACACGCCAAAGGGTTGGCGATTGCATTTGGATATAGAAGATGCATTATTGGGTGATGGCTTTGCATCATGTGCCGTGCGCAAGGATGGCGGGGACGATCCTGATGTGACTGACGGGCTATTGATATACGCATATGCGCAGCATATACCTCAGTCGATTATAGATGTAGAAGGTGGCGATGGCGTAGGTTTAGT encodes:
- a CDS encoding sirohydrochlorin chelatase is translated as MNSMTSDKTDGILILAHGSRASEASYVLQSITDKVKSKWSYCPVYTASLQFEHPDIEEAVNAMVGKGIKRIVLVPLFLFPGNHMQIDIPTLIDRMKKHYPNTEIVLSGYIGNDDRIADIVIDKALEGVARLNGAHNRP
- a CDS encoding precorrin-8X methylmutase is translated as MAHITDPKVIENTSMDIIDGLLAYKRWDDKFYPIVKRVVHTTADPVFAELLEASRDAVDAGIEALKKGCVIITDTRMAQAGINKKRLQKLNCEVRCGIDDPSIEMMAMHESMTRAAAAIRTQSALAPRAIFAIGNAPTALYELGELIEGGKIQPYLIIGVPVGFVGAADSKEYIKTLEAPFIVINGPKGGSNIAAGIVNALLIEASKGGEVLCI
- a CDS encoding energy-coupling factor ABC transporter permease, encoding MHLADGTLPAGWCIAYGVLAVSGVAISGRSYKKSLQDKPEIKPMVAIMAAATFVMTAIELPIPVTGSTSHPAATPLVSLLIGPKLTIIVSTVVLLLQALLLGEGGITTLGANIVTMGIIGAFTAFVVYYTMLKLKANIGVAAGLAGFIGDMAVYVGVSLQLSLALGMHDIGKHIMAFLALYMPTQLPIALLEGLFTGGVVLFIYGRRPDLLFTGE
- a CDS encoding energy-coupling factor transporter transmembrane component T family protein: MKDELYIILSMLMIILIVIINKPAFAIAALILSIALHILYRMPLKRLLMRWTLALLLGFSIVMAHTFMYGQVVLHTWHIGAMTLTMYADGLTNGLRMLLNILVCVYVMALMTYRVRIERLTSIIGSLAILKPFVEITSMTYRYISMLYEQLLTIYRAQRMRLGYINWKKGIRSAGYLGGMVIIRAFDRSTEVYKAMKARGYND
- a CDS encoding energy-coupling factor ABC transporter ATP-binding protein — encoded protein: MTDSDIMIEDLCFQYPGGHVALEHINMYVKCGSISALLGANGSGKSTLLQCMAGLLRPQHGKIYIQGKPIASYKKELYKKVGMIFQNPDDQLFEPTVSDDIAYGLINLGFNTFEIHQAIDHIAARLNIGDMLDKSIGSLSCGEKKKVAMAGVLVMQPDILLLDEPTSGLDPLSAYELMQLVKDISISTGVSVIVATHDVDMVPVFCDYVFVLQAGHLCLSGSPEEVFMCKKAVRDARLRLPRIEHLVEILHRDGMNIDTTCFTIGQARRQLLKLVGKK